A genomic window from Diospyros lotus cultivar Yz01 chromosome 2, ASM1463336v1, whole genome shotgun sequence includes:
- the LOC127794611 gene encoding transcription factor WER-like, translating into MSSSEGDATSNNLRGDRGSAYGDGDNDVVKEDWKKGSWSKSEDEILLEYVKRFGAKNWNEVWKNTSLKRCGQSCRLRWANYLNPDLKKGAFSVDEVNLITELHKKHGNRWSHIASQVLWP; encoded by the coding sequence aTGTCTAGTTCCGAAGGTGATGCAACATCAAACAATCTAAGAGGAGATAGAGGCAGCGCTTACGGTGATGGGGATAACGACGTTGTAAaggaagattggaagaaagggtCATGGTCCAAATCCGAAGATGAGATCTTGCTTGAGTATGTAAAAAGGTTTGGTGCAAAGAATTGGAATGAAGTATGGAAGAATACCAGTCTAAAGAGATGTGGACAGAGTTGTAGATTGCGATGGGCTAACTATTTGAATCCTGATCTAAAAAAAGGTGCATTTTCTGTTGATGAAGTAAACCTCATCACTGAACTCCACAAGAAGCATGGAAACAGATGGTCTCACATAGCTTCTCAGGTACTTTGGCCTTAA